The Saccharomyces mikatae IFO 1815 strain IFO1815 genome assembly, chromosome: 15 DNA window GCAGAACAAGACCTTCGAAGTCATAAACCCTTccacagaagaagaaatatgTCACATTTATGAAGGTAGGGAAGATGATGTGGAAGAGGCCGTGCAGGCTGCCGACCGCGCCTTCACCAATGGGTCCTGGTCAGGTATTGATCCTCTGAACAGGGGTAAGGCGTTGTACAGATTGGCCGAATTAATTGAACAAGACAAGGATGTCATTGCTTCCATTGAAACCTTGGACAATGGTAAGGCTATCTCATCTGCCAGAGGCGATGTCGAGTTAGTTATCAACTACCTGAAGTCCTCTGCTGGCTTTGCTGATAAAATTGACGGTAGAATGATCGATACTGGCAGAACACATTTCTCATACACTAAGAGACAACCACTGGGTGTTTGTGGGCAAATTATTCCTTGGAATTTCCCATTATTGATGTGGGCTTGGAAAATCGCTCCCGCCTTGGTCACCGGTAACACCGTGGTGTTGAAAACTGCTGAATCCACTCCATTGTCCGCTCTGTACGTATCCAAATACATACCTCAAGCAGGTATTCCACCAGGTGTGGTCAACATCGTGTCTGGGTTTGGTAAGATCGTAGGTGAAGCCATTACGAACCACCCAAAGATCAAGAAGGTTGCCTTCACAGGGTCCACGGCTACGGGTAGACACATTTATCAATCCGCAGCCGCAGGTCTGAAAAAAGTAACATTAGAACTGGGTGGTAAATCACCAAACATTGTCTTCGCGGATGccgaattgaaaaaagccGTGCAAAACATCATTCTTGGTATCTATTACAATTCTGGTGAAGTCTGCTGTGCGGGTTCAAGAGTGTACGTGGAGGAATCTATTTACGATAAGTTCATTGAGGAGTTCAAGGCTGCCTCCGAATCCATCAAAGTGGGTGACCCGTTCGATGAATCTACTTTCCAAGGTGCACAGACTTCTCAAATGCAATTAAACAAAATTCTAAAATACGTTGACATCGGTAAGGGTGAAGGTGCCACCTTGATTACCGGTGGTGAAAGATTAGGCAGTAAGGGTTACTTCATTAAGCCAACTGTTTTC harbors:
- the ALD4 gene encoding aldehyde dehydrogenase (NADP(+)) ALD4 (similar to Saccharomyces cerevisiae ALD4 (YOR374W); ancestral locus Anc_7.6) produces the protein MFSRSTLCLKTSASSIGRLQLRYFSHLPMTVPIKLPNGLEYEQPTGLFINNKFVPSKQNKTFEVINPSTEEEICHIYEGREDDVEEAVQAADRAFTNGSWSGIDPLNRGKALYRLAELIEQDKDVIASIETLDNGKAISSARGDVELVINYLKSSAGFADKIDGRMIDTGRTHFSYTKRQPLGVCGQIIPWNFPLLMWAWKIAPALVTGNTVVLKTAESTPLSALYVSKYIPQAGIPPGVVNIVSGFGKIVGEAITNHPKIKKVAFTGSTATGRHIYQSAAAGLKKVTLELGGKSPNIVFADAELKKAVQNIILGIYYNSGEVCCAGSRVYVEESIYDKFIEEFKAASESIKVGDPFDESTFQGAQTSQMQLNKILKYVDIGKGEGATLITGGERLGSKGYFIKPTVFGDVKEDMRIVKEEIFGPVVTVTKFKSTDEVINMANDSEYGLAAGIHTSNINTALKVADRVNAGTVWINTYNDFHHAVPFGGFNASGLGREMSVDALQNYLQVKAVRAKLEE